The Bradyrhizobium sp. WBAH42 genome includes a window with the following:
- a CDS encoding DUF3892 domain-containing protein: MPKRVRICCINKTDRRNAHERIKYVGGVNLDGTRWRLSVKKTIRDLESREWEYYVEESGVTVEVIVATDGLHKYIKTTVDGIQPNNLLSLPECP, translated from the coding sequence ATGCCCAAACGCGTGCGCATTTGTTGCATAAACAAGACTGACAGGCGAAACGCACATGAGAGGATCAAATATGTCGGCGGGGTAAATTTAGACGGAACGCGATGGAGGCTATCCGTTAAGAAAACTATCCGAGACCTCGAAAGCCGCGAGTGGGAGTACTACGTCGAAGAATCAGGCGTCACTGTCGAAGTCATCGTCGCCACTGACGGCCTACACAAGTACATCAAGACAACAGTGGACGGAATTCAGCCGAACAACCTCCTCTCCCTCCCTGAGTGTCCGTGA
- a CDS encoding DUF3892 domain-containing protein, giving the protein MARLARVRCISKTDRTTPHERISSIGGVYSNGSQWKQSVVQTIRDIESGAWEFYIQEDGLTASLIVAKHEGHKYIKTTADGIQPNNLLSLPECP; this is encoded by the coding sequence GTGGCCAGACTCGCACGCGTTCGTTGCATCAGTAAGACCGACAGGACGACTCCACACGAGAGAATCAGCAGCATCGGCGGGGTATATTCGAACGGAAGTCAGTGGAAGCAATCTGTCGTTCAGACGATCAGAGACATCGAAAGCGGCGCGTGGGAATTCTATATCCAGGAAGACGGGCTCACGGCTAGTTTGATCGTGGCCAAACACGAAGGGCACAAGTACATCAAGACAACAGCGGACGGAATTCAGCCGAACAATCTCCTCTCGCTCCCTGAGTGTCCGTGA
- a CDS encoding class I SAM-dependent DNA methyltransferase: MNHQNLSSFIWSVADLLRGDYKQSDYGKVILPFTVLRRLDCVLEPTKAKVLAEFAAKKKAGLNPDPFLLRASGQSFYNTSDLDLRKLMGDQDHISQNLYAYVQAFSPAVRDIFERFSFSTQIDKLAKSGLLYLVTEKFAGIDLHPEAVDNHEMGLAFEELIRKFAELSNETAGEHFTPREVIRLMVNLLFVEDDDVLTKPGVVRTIYDPTAGTGGMLSVAGEHLTALNPQARLTMFGQELNDESYAICKADMLIKGQDVANIVAGNTLSEDGHAHAKFDYMLSNPPFGVEWKKVENEVRKEHESQGFNGRFGPGLPSVSDGSLLFLLHLLSKMRPASDGGSRFGIVLNGSPLFTGGAGSGASEIRRYLLENDLVEAIIGLPTDMFYNTGISTCVWIVWEGFCGHVWW; encoded by the coding sequence GTGAACCATCAAAATCTGTCCTCCTTCATCTGGTCCGTGGCCGATCTGCTGCGGGGCGACTACAAGCAGTCTGATTACGGCAAGGTGATCCTGCCCTTCACAGTTCTGCGGCGGTTGGATTGTGTGCTTGAGCCCACCAAAGCCAAGGTTCTCGCCGAGTTCGCGGCGAAGAAGAAGGCGGGCTTGAACCCCGACCCCTTTCTGCTCCGAGCATCGGGCCAGAGCTTCTACAACACGTCCGACCTCGATCTGCGCAAGCTGATGGGTGATCAGGACCATATCAGCCAGAACCTCTACGCCTACGTTCAGGCGTTCTCGCCCGCGGTGCGCGACATCTTCGAGCGGTTCAGCTTCTCCACCCAAATCGACAAGCTGGCGAAGAGCGGCCTGCTCTACCTCGTCACCGAGAAGTTCGCAGGGATCGACCTGCATCCCGAGGCTGTCGACAACCACGAGATGGGCCTGGCCTTCGAGGAGCTGATCCGCAAGTTCGCCGAACTGTCGAACGAAACGGCCGGTGAACACTTCACGCCGCGTGAAGTCATTCGCCTGATGGTCAACCTGTTGTTTGTCGAGGATGACGATGTCCTGACCAAACCCGGCGTGGTCCGCACCATCTATGACCCCACGGCTGGCACGGGCGGAATGCTGTCGGTGGCGGGCGAACACCTGACCGCGCTGAACCCGCAGGCTCGGCTGACCATGTTCGGCCAGGAGCTGAACGACGAGAGCTATGCGATCTGCAAGGCGGACATGCTGATCAAGGGCCAGGACGTGGCCAACATCGTTGCGGGCAATACGCTGTCGGAAGACGGACACGCTCACGCGAAATTCGACTACATGCTGTCCAATCCTCCGTTCGGCGTGGAGTGGAAGAAGGTCGAGAACGAGGTCCGCAAGGAACACGAGAGCCAAGGATTCAATGGCCGGTTCGGTCCCGGGTTGCCGAGTGTTTCCGATGGCTCCCTGCTTTTTCTTTTGCATCTATTGTCGAAGATGCGACCAGCGTCAGATGGCGGCAGCCGGTTCGGTATCGTTCTCAACGGCTCGCCATTGTTCACGGGCGGAGCCGGGTCAGGTGCCAGTGAAATTCGCCGCTACCTGCTAGAGAACGACCTTGTCGAGGCCATTATCGGCCTGCCGACTGATATGTTCTACAACACCGGCATCTCCACCTGCGTCTGGATCGTCTGGGAAGGGTTTTGCGGTCACGTTTGGTGGTGA